AACAAGTTGTGCAAGTGGAGAGCAGCCATTTTTTacaagaattcggccaagaatccagccagaatccggccggattatTGGCCGGATTACTCCCTACCTTTCTGTGCAATTTCTGTTCAATCTTCAATGTTGTTCCAATTCTGCCTCAATTTCaattgaacttttcttgatgattgaagctgaattaactcttgaccaaaacatgaaacttatAGCTCTTTGAGTTAAATTTCCAATGCATAAATAATCAGCTCATTTGAATTTGCATAGGATGAGAAATGATTGAAATACCCTTCACTGTTCAATGCCTCGTTTTagcttcgaccagtagaaatttgatACTATAATTCGACTTTTTGACCTAGAAAACCTTCAAAATggatttcaatgtcttcataagatttgtatatctatctcttatcttcaaaatggtccatgaatcatctcaatctgatcattgtagctcaagttataatCAAAATATGAAGATGTCACTACAAGAAttttggtcatcagtgacaactaCCTTTCgccacaaaaaatcaaaaagtcgtcactgatgaCCATTATTGACAACATTTCGGTTGTCGCTGGGTCGTCACTGAAtctccgtcggtaaaagtaaacAGTGACAACTTTAAAGTCGTCAGTGAATAGAGAGTTTCTTATGACAATATAGGTCGTCAGTAAAGGCAAAAAGTATACAGTGACGACCCTAAAGTCGTCAGTGAGTAAAACTTTTTTATGACAACCTATATCATCAGTAAAAGCTATAAATCTAGTGACAACATCTTTTCTTGTCAATGGTGCATGAAGGAATGGTAGTGAGGGTATATGGgaattagtgacaactttgTTGTCAATAAACCCCTTATCAACTGTGACTACAGCCCCTTATCAATGGACAGTTTTGATTGAGTGACAATAACAATTGTCAATAAAGACTATTCTGCCTGAAaaaatactactcatttacagcACCTTACACATGATTTTCCTACTAcaataatatctaaaaaatgaaaatatcggcaatgtttaataaataacaaacgTAGGCACCCGTTACAATAGAAAATGCCAGAATAAcatattaaatattcaaatatcATAAATAAGTGCAACATCATAGTACAAATATTTTCATAAGTTTCAGTAGAACAAATACTACTCATAAGTCAAGGCTGCACTAAAAAACATATTCCAAGTCCCAAAACATTTTCTGTGCTACcgaaacattttctaaacttaagACAGCACTATAACCACAGTTTTTGAGTTGACATGTAAGCCGTACTGCTAATTTTCTTCGAAACCTCCAAAATGAGCAATATATCTGCAATAAAGTAGTAAAGTTATTAGTAGATGATAGAAAAATTTAAATGGTGCATAGAAGACCTTGAAATCTAAATCTACAGGATACAGGATACAGAATACAAAATAAATGACTAACAGTACAAAAACAAAGTTCATGGTCACAAAGAGAAAATGCTTTTTAAGATCAGTTAAGAGCAGTGCATAAAAACACTAACGAGTTATTAAATATTATGTGCGTGTGTGGTTCTGGGAATTTGGTTCAAAAGTTTTAGTAAACTTCCTCTCCTTCATTTGGGCCGCAAAGCAGGAATCAGTGCAAATAAAGACATCAGTATATCAGTTTAAGCTTCTTTAGATGTCGAGGAAGTAATTTACATCAGAATAGAGAATATGCATGTAGCTAATGTATTTAATTCCAGGATTAAACACCGTATCGTATTCATTAATCAATACCAACGTTATTGTTCCATAAGTTTAAAGTTCTTCTAGATTTGTCCAAGCAGTAGCTTTAAATCATCAGTAAGTCATGCAAACGTGTCAAGCTACATATGCGGCTGCAGAATTGACAGAGAATTATGATTTATGAATGTTCTACTCAAACTCTTGCCATGCGAGGGGGCGAAAAACACAAAATTGCAATTCGGACAACTccagtaaaaataaaaatgaaaacaaacatGTGAAATAAAGTTAAAATTCTAGTAgattaaacaaattaaacaaattaaacaaattctAGTAGATccagtgaaaatgaaaaagcaACGAAATGTCTTCATAGCAGAGATAATATTGATATTAACACAATAAATTTAATTGTCATCCAACTCCTATCCATGTTTTTTCAAAAGCACCGTTGATCCTAACACAAAAAAATATGCAACCATGATATTACAACAACACATATAATAAATATAGGAAATTAATCTTCCCtacaacaataataaaaattaaacaaaatacaaCACAGCTATTACTAAATTCAAACATGTCACAATGTAAGCATGTGAGGAGGCTGTACGTGTGCAATGCAAAACACAATGTAAGGAAGataggaattaaaataagactGTGTGCAATGCAAGACACAAACTCATCCTACAAGCTGAATAAGACTGTGTGCAATGCTTTTGGTCAACTTTAACCAAAAGCAAATTTAAGATGGTAACCTTGACTGAAATCAATTCTGGAGTCTTGTGAGATTTTCTTGGCAAGCACTACTGTATCCCGGGCCACACAGACAATGATCACCATATCAGCTTAGTTATCAACATAGCCAGGGCCAGCTAATCAAACCAGAAGTTTCAGGGATGAGGAGGCAAAGTTTAAGCTGTGTAAGGTTCGATCAGTACAGTTTGGACAGAAGGGCATTCCATACCTGAATACCTATGATGGTCGTACCATTCGTTACCCAGACCCACTCATCAAGGCCAATGACACCATCAAACTTGACCTGGAGAACAACAAGATTACTGAATTCATCAAGTTTGATGTTGGGAATGTTGTCATGGTGACTGGGGGAAGGAACAGAGGTTGGGTTGGAGTACTCTAAAACATGGTAGGTCCATATACTTGATGTCATCATAAAAGTATATACACACAAGGCAGCTTGTAGTATACGTACATAAACAAGCTTGAATATAGGGAAGGGAAAAAGAGCAACCAGAAAGGAGAAATCCTCATTCCTCTAAATGCTAGGCGAAGAATCATGTCATGTTCTAATTTTCATACATGACAAACAAATTATTTCATTTTGTCTTCATTAATTAGATCTTGATCATCCAAAAATTTCACTTCATCCCCAAATGGAACCAACCACAAAGTCACACAAATGAAAAGCATTAAGTTTTCAGGACACTCACAAGAAATCACTTGCATGATAATCAGCCTACCATACAACTTATGATTAGATTTTAATATTCTTTTACAACTCAGTCAAATCATTTTTGAGCTTCCTATGGTGTGAAAGTGGTAGAAAATCAGATTCATAACAATATTAGCAGTAATGTAAGATCTTTAACTCAAGGACCAAAGCTTTTGACACATTGATGCATCACCAAAAATGAGTGTGAACACGATGGAGTCAACAACAAGAAAGAGTGACAGGAAAAGGAAGCAATAGAGAtgctagaaaaagaaaatgagaaaggGAGACAGTGGAAGAATTTTCATTAttctatacatatatacatctcAGCACAGCAGAGCAAAATATTCATGCCATTTGAACATGGGACTCTATAAATCATCCATACAGAAGAAAAAATATGTAGTCGAACACTAAATAGGGATTACCACACTTAGTAGCTAAGGGAAGTTTAAAAAGAAGGAAAGTACATTCTAAGAACAGTGAGATCCTACTTTGGCTCTTCGACACTAAAAGCTTGACTCCATGTGCCTCTAGCTATAAAGTATATGAACTTTAAAATATGAACTAGTTTTCTTAACATTACCactcaacaaaataaactaagACTCATATAACAGGCTTTTAATACCATCAAGTACCAATAACACGTTCTTTTAACTTGTAAAGATGCTAAAGATCATTGGTCTTAGGTTCCTAAAGATCCTCAAGGGCTATTCCTTCTGGTCATTAAGGGGGTGCCGCATCACACTCTCCAACTAAGTGATGTAACAGAACACAAAGAATTGTCATGATAGCATTGTTACACAATCAACAATCACAATTTCACAAGGAAATCACTACGTTATCATTTGCATGCAAAGAACTAAAACACGCAGATCCAGAGGTGATTAGTCAAAAGAATATCAATGCCATGTAGCACAAAATGGAAACTGGAGTTCATGATTGCCAGCAGAGAAGATTGGGTTGCCTTTCAGTGTTAAGTTCTGAAAGCAAACAGCAAAGTACATCTTCGAAAAATTAGTTTTCATAAACAGTTACTGTTTaaggaaaaataatttataaaaaactAAGGAAGTTATATCTTAAATAAAGTCCACACAAAATAATTACCTAACATGGTACTTCTTTCTTTCTCAAACTTTTTGGTGAGTACGTAAAAAGAAAACAATGCCTCTGACAAGAAGTCAAAAATTTAATAAGGACAACCATAATGGTAAAAAGAATTCAACCAAGAATGAACATTTTTCTAAATTGGTCTTGTACCCTGCTCTacatattttattgtttttgccATTTCCTATCAATACAGTTCATTTCTTTCACAATTTTCCAAGAGCAAGCATCCTTGAACTGTTGGGGAAAACTCAAATTATCACTTAGAGAACACTAGTTTGATTATTGCATCTTTCAAACCTACATTTACACAGGTCCTGGAAACATTGACctcaaaaactaaaagaaaatcaaaCTTTTAAACTATCAAAGAAGTTGTGTTCAGATGTTATTCCTTTAGCTTCTCATGTGGGTGGAAACAGCTCCTTCTCATCCATTTGATGACATCATAAAACCAAATAGCAAAGACTTAATTATATTAGCATTCCCCAGCATTCTTTTTCTGCCACAATACCACCAGTATCTCAGACTTTTGAAATTAACCACAACCTATGGCAGAAGATTCAAATGGAGTTAATTTGTTAAATGTATTAATCACATGCAttgcaaagaagaaaaaaagcaaTGAAGCACTTTCTGCTTTGTAGTAAAAGATCTACTCCACTGgctccacaaaaaaaaaaaaggaaaagtaagACTGGAGCATCGACAATTTCTAATATCCTCACCCCAACCTTCCTATTCTCGTAACCACCTTTCTATCATACCGTATCTTCCAAATTCAGTCACCTATTTGTCTGCTTTGAGTGTTTGGTGTCTCTATAAGGGATCCCGTGTTCTATTTATGTGTAATGGTGTCTATAAGTGATTGAGTTTTCTATGGGTGTGTGACTGCACATCCATGTCCAAAACCCACAAGCAAGCATATTCCAAAAGGAGGAGATGCCGCCATCcataaatcaaatgaaaccCAAAAAACTGGACTgaaatttttggcaaaaaaattaattagggCAAACCATTTGGGGGAAAATTAGGGAGGCAAAAGAGAATCAGCATACCTTTTTTTGTAGAGAGTTGCTGCTAAATGTGGTCTTCTATTTCATCATTTCCAAGCCAAGATCGATTAGCATATGGCGAGGAGATGTTTCTTGGTTCTCGGCGAGGAGATGTTTCCGGCAGAGATGAGCAGTGTGTTTTTTGGTTCTCGGCAGAGATGAGGAGCTGTGTGTTTTTTGGTTCTAAGTGTTGCTTGTTGGCTGTTGGCTCATGGCTGGTAGTAGTGTTTTGTTCGGTGAATGACTAAACATGACCGCGAGTTGTTGGTTTCACTAAGTGTTCAAGTCAATTCCGCGCTTCTCCTCAAACTATTGACTTTGAATGAAATTTCAATTCCTTACATTTCCCCCCCTGCTCGtaccaaaatttcaacccaagttttttagttttgaattaatattttactaatatattattacttgcaacttttacatttttttgtaaaaatattcatAATAGGTAATTTTTTTATGACATCAAACAGTTGATCCCATATTAATATTGATATCACTTTCTCAAAATTGTGAACTAAATTACAACttacttatctttcttttcattatttttgcCCAAAactccagaatttttttttcttttataaaaggAGAGAtgatttgtttcaaatggttaatTTCACTTCAAATTATTGCACTAATATTAATTTACATGACAAAATTTGAGTTCCTAATAGTTAAAAAAATCATTAGAGAGCAAAACCAGAATAACAATTGGTTGTCACTAAGgaccaaatttcttgtaataGATTTGCAAGATatagatttatgggtaatttctttttttttttttttgctttcacatatttaatttatgttaaatacaaaacctaccagtttccctttcataaaaatattagtgcaacactttttgaattttacttacaaacatttatgtatttaacataaattaaatgattcagagtgaaatgcccataaagagcagaatatttgttcatgtaatggagaaaacccacaaagagttggtactttatgggccatttctttttaaaaaaaaatttaatttatgttgaaaagataacctgccagttttcgttttgtaagaaatcagtttaacactttttgaattttacttacaaacatttataaatttatcataaattatatgtttgagagtaaaatgtccataaaaagttggtactttgaatagataatgttcatttgcccataaactacactccctgaaggctattttgttaattactttgtagtactttgttattcctttgctaatactacttggcatgtagcacaaaggataaatctggcataaatttcttattctattgataaaaagacctgcttgccttataactattgtaatgaaagatatatctttagagtttataacaaattattacttaagtttgagaaaattataaaatatttatgcatagtttatcaagataccattcgcaatttcctaataaaaaaataggggctaaattgtaaaagctagggtgccataatagaaataataaaattggtgtattacatatgggggttaaattgcaaaagttagagtgccatagtagaattaatgaaattggtgaattacatatagggctaaattacaaaagttagagAGTAATAAcagaattaaagaaatcggtgtactacatatggggctaaattgtaaaagttaaggtatcataatggaattaatggaattttttacaacatttggggctaaatcgtaaaagttagggtggcacagtagaattaatgaaagtgacttagaaataagtactttaaacagtgacgattaattcttgtcactaaatccgaatcagtagagtgacagtgacgatattagaagttgtcactatatagatcattttagtgacaacatttttcaaggtcgtcactgaagacttagttgctttgagcaattatgacaactttccttgtcatcactaaacaaccacgttttatgacgacttttgtcgtcactaaacaatgttgtcactaatgaccatatttcttgcagtgtagtttgtgacgaaaataacagctcgtcactaaacatttatttgctttgatgtaattgtgacaactttaggtgTCGCAACTAAAGAATCACCTTTTATGACGACTTGTTGTCATCACaacaaaatgttgtcactaataaccttttttttagtgatcagtgacgacaacaaaaagtcgtccataaataggccaagcaatagtgatgatgttcttaatgtcgtcactattgtgtgttctaaaCACTCCCGCACTCTTGCTAAATCTTGGCGGAAATttattagtgacaacttttctaAGTCGTCACAAACGAGTTGGCCTCCATTAGAGGTTTGTGACGAgttagaaagtcgtcaataaaggatcaacttttgtgacaactttttttcgtcacagagaaaagttgtcactgatgaccaattttcttgtagtgtgtGTCAAAGCTAtcaacttttcttttcatccaAATGAAGTATATTTCCACATCCTATACAAATTATGGACAAAAATGCAAGTAAAAAGTGACAAAAACCTTATTTAAACACTTAAGAGCATTTTACACTAATTATAGCCAGAATgatccattttcttccaataatattgccaaagtgactaaaaataacataaaatatcattcaaatataacgtaaattagtcacttgtCAGGTCTCTTCCAttatttctgttgagcatttgaCGAGACACTCGTTAGATCATGCTCCTCTGCAGATTTCATTTGCCACTCGCTTAGACAAGAAGCCGAGGCCTTTTAGATTCTTGAATGTTTGGACATCTAAGCCAGCTTTTTTGGAGGTAGTTAGAGGTGCTTGGGATAGACCAGTGAATGGAGCTCCGTAGCGTGTCTTGTGCTCAAAACTAATCGCAACACAAAGGGCTATCCAGGAATGGAACAAGCAATCCTTTGGAAATGTCTTTGATGTGGTTAGGGAAGCAAAGACTGCAGTTCGAAGGGTTGAACTAGAGATGGAGAGCAATGGTTATGAGAAGGCTCAAGCTGGACTTAATAAGGCTCAGGTGGAACTAAGTCATGCACTGTTAATTGAGGAACAACTTTGGAGCCAAAAGGCTTGAATAAGGTGGCTTCAGAGTGGGGATCGAAATTCCAAGTTTTTTCATGAGGTGATAAAGCAAAGAAGGGTACAGGGCACAATCTATCGGATTAAAAATTCACATGGTTCCTGGGTAGAGGAGGATAAGGAAATAGCAAGCGAGGCAATTACGTTCTTCTTGAACCTGTTTTCCTATCCTACTGCTCTTGTACCAGATATGTTGTATTTAATCCCCCATATGATCACATAGGAGAAAAATAAGATCTTGGAGGGTGTTCCATCCATGGAGGAGGTTAGAAGAGTGGTGTTTGCAATGGATGGGGGGAGTGCTGCGGGACCGAATGGATTCACGAGTAAGTTCTTCACATTCTCTTGGGATATCATTGCTTAGGATGTCTATAATGCGGTGTTGAGTTTCTTTTATGGGGCTGAATTGCCTCGGTTTATTACTTCCACCTTTATTGTACTTATCCCTAAAGTGTTGAATCCCTAGGACTTTTCGATGTTTAGGCCGATAGTCTTTGCAACTTTTTTAATAAACTGTTATCCAGAATTTTGGCTGATAGGCTATCCTTTATTTTGCCAAAAATTATCTCCCCCTAACAAACGGGATTTGTTAGGGTCGGAATATAACGGAAAATTATCTGTTGGCCCAAGAGGTGATGTCAGGTATTGGTAAAAAGTCTAGAAGGGATAATGTCGCTTTAAAGTTGGACATGTCTAAGGCATACGATAGGGTGTCATGGCTTCACATTACTCATGTGTTGAGGAAGTTTGGATTTGGAGAGCAATTCATAGACAGGATATGGAACTTGCTATCTAATGTGTGGTTCTCAACCATTATTAATGGTGCCTCGTGTGGTTTTTTTAAGTCGGCTAGAGGGCTACGTCAGGGAGACCCGTTACCGCCAGCATTATTTGTTATAGGAGCTGAGGTTCTATCGAGATGTCCAAATAACCTTGCGTTACAGTCGGGATTTGTAGGGTTTACAGTTCCACATGGTTGCCCTCCTATAACTTACTTGGCTTTTGCTGATGATGTAATTATATTTGCAAATGGATTATCCACTTCTCTGAAGCGCATTATGTAGGTGTTGGACTTGTATCATAAATCTTCGGGTCAGCTAGTTAATGCCAAAGAGTGGCTATTTGGTACATCCGTCAGTGTCACCGTCTTGACGAAGGATGATTGAGCGTGTCACAAAGTTTGCCAGGCAATCCTTTACAATTCGCTACTTAGGATTCCCTTTGTATTTTGGTAGGTGTAAGTCGTTGTATTTCGGGGAACTGAACCAAGCTATTTTGGGAAGAATATTGTCTAGGAAGTCAAAGCTTCTCCCTTCAGGAGGGAAAATAATCCTGATCAAACATGTCCTAGCATCTATTCTCGTACACTTACTGTTCGCTACAGTGGTGCCTAGCCCTATATTTAAAATGATAGAAAAGGTTTGTGCAAACTTCTTATGGGGATCAATGGCTGAGAAATTGAAGTTCTATTGGATACAATGGTCTTAGTTGTGCTATCCAGTGGAAGAGGGCGGAGCAGGATTCTGGAGACTAAGGGATGTTTATAAAGCCTTTTTGTGTAAGCTATGGTGGAGGTTTCGGACTACGTCTTCGCTTTGGGCAACATATTTGCGAGCAAAATATTGTAAGGAGGCACATCCTTGTCAAGTGACCTTGAGTTTATCTGCTACGACTATTTGGAGACGAATGTGGAATGTCAGTCGGCAAGTGGAGTTGTCAATGTTATGGCAGGTTAATGAGGGTTCTTGTCATTTCTGGTATGATAATTGGTTGGGTAGAGATGCTTTATTCCTCAGATCGCCAGTCATCCCGGATCTCACCTTTAGGGACTATCACAAATCGGGAATGGGATGTACAACTGTTGTCTCGAGCCTTACCAAAAGGGATTATCTCTTCAATCTTACAAAAATCGATTCCTAAAGGTGATCGTGCAGATGAGGTCGTCTGGATGTCGACGACATCTGGGAAATTTACGTTAGCATCGACTTTTTGTGAGATTCGTCAAGCCCGCAACACTTCGGCTATCCTATCACAAATTTGGCACCTCGAATTCCACTAAAGGTGTCCTTTTTCATG
This portion of the Coffea arabica cultivar ET-39 chromosome 2e, Coffea Arabica ET-39 HiFi, whole genome shotgun sequence genome encodes:
- the LOC140036267 gene encoding uncharacterized protein, whose product is MSGIGKKSRRDNVALKLDMSKAYDRVSWLHITHVLRKFGFGEQFIDRIWNLLSNVWFSTIINGASCGFFKSARGLRQGDPLPPALFVIGAEVLSRCPNNLALQSGFVGFTVPHGCPPITYLAFADDVIIFANGLSTSLKRIMCKSLYFGELNQAILGRILSRKSKLLPSGGKIILIKHVLASILLCYPVEEGGAGFWRLRDVYKAFLCKLWWRFRTTSSLWATYLRAKYCKEAHPCQVTLSLSATTIWRRMWNVSRQVELSMLWQVNEGSCHFWKANKVVDILSNVGVTNPE